Proteins encoded by one window of Pseudonocardia sp. HH130629-09:
- a CDS encoding phosphoribosylaminoimidazolesuccinocarboxamide synthase: MRLVHSGKVRELYLDESRDPAQLLLVASDRLSIYDVVLPTPVPDKGAILTALSLYWFERTGDLVPNHVIGTDDIPAEFAGRAVRCRPLEMLPVECIARGYLTGLGLKEYQRTGAVSGVTLPTGLVEGSKLPEPIFTPTTKAPVGEHDEFMTFDDVVALLGADTAARLRDLTLEVYRRGAESAAQGGILVADTKLEFGRDASGEIVLGDEVLTPDSSRFWPADSYEPGRVQFSFDKQYVRDWSAGLDWDRTAPGPEVPDDVVKVVHDRYAEVYRRITGTPWTSPTA; encoded by the coding sequence GTGAGGCTCGTCCACTCCGGCAAGGTCCGCGAGCTCTACCTCGACGAGTCGCGAGACCCGGCCCAGCTGCTGCTCGTCGCCTCGGACCGGCTGTCGATCTACGACGTGGTGCTCCCGACGCCGGTCCCGGACAAGGGCGCGATCCTCACCGCGCTGTCGCTGTACTGGTTCGAGCGCACCGGCGACCTCGTGCCCAACCACGTCATCGGCACCGACGACATCCCCGCCGAGTTCGCCGGACGGGCCGTCCGCTGCCGTCCGCTGGAGATGCTGCCGGTCGAGTGCATCGCCCGCGGCTACCTCACCGGCCTCGGGCTCAAGGAGTACCAGCGCACCGGCGCCGTCTCCGGCGTCACGCTGCCCACCGGCCTGGTCGAGGGCTCGAAGCTGCCCGAGCCGATCTTCACCCCGACCACCAAGGCGCCGGTCGGCGAGCACGACGAGTTCATGACCTTCGACGACGTCGTGGCCCTGCTCGGCGCCGACACCGCGGCCCGGCTGCGGGACCTGACCCTGGAGGTCTACCGCCGCGGCGCCGAGTCCGCCGCGCAGGGCGGGATCCTCGTCGCCGACACCAAGCTGGAGTTCGGCCGGGACGCCTCCGGCGAGATCGTGCTGGGCGACGAGGTGCTCACCCCGGACTCGTCGCGGTTCTGGCCCGCCGACTCCTACGAGCCCGGTCGCGTGCAGTTCTCCTTCGACAAGCAGTACGTCCGCGACTGGTCCGCCGGTCTGGACTGGGACCGCACCGCTCCCGGCCCCGAGGTCCCCGACGACGTCGTGAAGGTCGTCCACGACCGCTACGCCGAGGTCTACCGCCGGATCACCGGCACCCCCTGGACCTCACCCACCGCCTGA
- the purB gene encoding adenylosuccinate lyase: protein MIPNVLAARYASPELVRLWSPEYKIQLERRLWIAVLRAQRDLGIEVPASVIDDYEAVVEQVDLGSIAARERVTRHDVKARIEEFNALAGHEHVHKGMTSRDLTENVEQLQIRLSLELVADRTVAVLARLGRRASEYAELVMAGRSHNVAAQTTTLGKRFATAADELLVAHARLEDLRSRYPLRGIKGPMGTSQDMLDLLDGDAAKLDELERRVATHLGFAEAFTSVGQVYPRSLDHDVVTALVQLAAAPSSLATTIRLMAGAELATEGFAPGQVGSSAMPHKMNARSAERINGLMVILRGLSGMTADLAGSQWNEGDVSCSVVRRVALPDAFFALDGLYETTLTVLDEFGAYPAVIARELDRYLPFLTTTAVLMAAVRAGVGRETAHEVIKEHAVAVALAMREQGQADNDLLQRLAGDDRLGLPVGTLDRLLEDPLRFTGAASAQVTTVTEKIAAITAKHPEAAAYTPGGIL, encoded by the coding sequence GTGATTCCCAACGTGCTGGCCGCGCGCTACGCGAGCCCCGAGCTGGTTCGCCTCTGGTCTCCGGAGTACAAGATCCAGCTGGAGCGACGGCTGTGGATCGCGGTGCTGCGCGCCCAGCGCGACCTGGGCATCGAGGTGCCGGCGTCGGTGATCGACGACTACGAGGCCGTCGTCGAGCAGGTCGACCTGGGCTCGATCGCCGCCCGCGAGCGCGTCACCCGGCACGACGTGAAGGCCCGCATCGAGGAGTTCAACGCCCTCGCCGGCCACGAGCACGTGCACAAGGGCATGACCAGTCGCGACCTCACCGAGAACGTCGAGCAGCTGCAGATCCGGCTGTCGCTGGAGCTCGTCGCCGACAGGACCGTCGCGGTCCTGGCGCGGCTCGGGCGTCGCGCGTCGGAGTACGCCGAGCTGGTCATGGCCGGGCGCAGCCACAACGTCGCCGCGCAGACGACCACCCTGGGCAAGCGGTTCGCCACCGCGGCCGACGAGCTGCTCGTCGCGCACGCCCGGCTGGAGGACCTGCGCTCGCGCTACCCGCTGCGCGGGATCAAGGGCCCGATGGGCACCAGCCAGGACATGCTCGACCTCCTCGACGGCGACGCGGCCAAGCTCGACGAGCTGGAGCGGCGCGTCGCCACGCACCTCGGGTTCGCCGAGGCGTTCACGAGCGTCGGGCAGGTCTACCCGCGCTCGCTCGACCACGACGTCGTCACCGCGCTGGTGCAGCTGGCGGCGGCGCCGTCGTCGTTGGCCACGACGATCCGGTTGATGGCGGGTGCGGAGCTCGCCACCGAGGGCTTCGCCCCCGGCCAGGTCGGCTCGAGCGCCATGCCGCACAAGATGAACGCCCGTTCCGCCGAGCGCATCAACGGCCTCATGGTGATCCTGCGCGGCCTGTCGGGCATGACCGCCGACCTCGCCGGGTCCCAGTGGAACGAGGGCGACGTCTCCTGCTCGGTGGTGCGCCGCGTCGCGCTGCCGGACGCGTTCTTCGCCCTCGACGGCCTCTACGAGACCACCCTGACCGTGCTCGACGAGTTCGGTGCCTACCCGGCCGTGATCGCCCGCGAGCTCGACCGCTACCTGCCGTTCCTCACCACGACCGCGGTGCTCATGGCGGCGGTGCGGGCCGGGGTCGGCCGGGAGACCGCGCACGAGGTCATCAAGGAGCACGCGGTCGCCGTCGCGCTGGCGATGCGCGAGCAGGGCCAGGCCGACAACGACCTGCTCCAGCGCCTCGCCGGCGACGACCGGCTCGGCCTGCCCGTCGGCACGCTGGACCGGCTGCTGGAGGACCCGCTGCGCTTCACCGGTGCCGCGTCAGCACAGGTCACCACGGTGACGGAGAAGATCGCCGCGATCACCGCGAAGCACCCCGAGGCCGCCGCCTACACCCCCGGAGGGATCCTGTGA
- a CDS encoding TetR/AcrR family transcriptional regulator has translation MAAPKQTEKGERRRALLVAAAADLLAESGFDAIRHRAVAERAGVPLAATTYYFSSLEDLVSAALDRLARTELADAHDCLARRDDPAEIVLDLLLGPRSRTDGLDAVLCRFERLIGSGRRPFLAGLLRAQRVEFDALLDEALTRATGRRPGPGEVRRLTALVDGVVLTALIEADPDPRAVGRVALREALDVLPRT, from the coding sequence ATGGCGGCCCCGAAACAGACCGAGAAGGGTGAACGGCGCCGCGCCCTGCTGGTGGCGGCAGCAGCGGACCTGCTGGCCGAGAGCGGGTTCGACGCGATCCGCCACCGCGCCGTCGCCGAGCGCGCCGGGGTGCCGCTGGCCGCCACCACGTACTACTTCTCCTCGCTGGAGGACCTGGTGTCCGCCGCGCTCGACCGGCTGGCCCGCACCGAGCTCGCGGACGCCCACGACTGCCTCGCCCGGCGCGACGACCCGGCCGAGATCGTGCTCGACCTGCTTCTCGGGCCGCGCTCGCGCACCGACGGCCTCGACGCCGTCCTGTGCCGGTTCGAGCGGCTGATCGGCTCCGGCAGGCGCCCGTTCCTGGCCGGGCTGCTGCGGGCCCAGCGCGTCGAGTTCGACGCCCTGCTCGACGAGGCTCTCACCCGCGCGACCGGCCGTCGCCCGGGGCCGGGGGAGGTCCGCAGGCTGACCGCGCTCGTCGACGGCGTCGTCCTCACCGCGCTGATCGAGGCCGACCCCGACCCGCGTGCGGTCGGCCGGGTCGCCCTGCGCGAGGCGTTGGACGTGCTGCCCCGGACGTGA
- a CDS encoding threonine aldolase family protein, with amino-acid sequence MEQTGGVRPSPRSRWSSRGGTRGTAAAPAPGEPVDLRSDTVTLPTEAMRRAMAEAEVGDDVLDGDPTMRELEERVAGLLGAADALWTPTGSMANLIALMSRLGRGEAFLAPQGAHVLDFELGTAAWLAGGMPRPLPHDAGPGKVTAAAVRRAAVDDGSYAALRPVLLCLENTHNSAGGTVTAPEEHAAVAAAARAARLSVHLDGARLWNAAVALGVPPGALTVGADTVAVCLSKGLGAPAGSVVAGSAEFVEHARRLRKMLGGGVRQGGVLAAAGLVALEEIDRLAEDHDLATRLAAGLRERGWRVREPQTNIVLVDVADVRGTIATFAEAGVRAGAIAGKLRLMTHRDVGDKHIKAALDRIGEVGPASTGSPGGPGMLPRTALGN; translated from the coding sequence ATGGAACAGACTGGAGGCGTGCGCCCGTCACCCAGAAGCCGCTGGTCGTCGCGTGGTGGCACGCGCGGCACGGCGGCCGCCCCGGCCCCCGGTGAGCCCGTCGACCTGCGGTCGGACACCGTCACGCTGCCGACCGAGGCGATGCGCCGGGCGATGGCCGAGGCCGAGGTCGGCGACGACGTGCTCGACGGCGACCCGACCATGCGCGAGCTGGAGGAACGGGTCGCCGGCCTGCTCGGCGCCGCCGACGCGCTGTGGACCCCCACCGGGTCGATGGCCAACCTGATCGCGCTGATGAGCAGGCTCGGCCGAGGCGAGGCGTTCCTCGCCCCGCAGGGTGCCCACGTGCTCGACTTCGAGCTGGGCACGGCCGCCTGGCTGGCCGGCGGGATGCCGCGGCCGCTGCCGCACGACGCGGGCCCCGGCAAGGTCACCGCCGCGGCGGTGCGCCGGGCCGCCGTCGACGACGGCTCCTACGCCGCGCTGCGCCCGGTGCTGCTGTGCCTGGAGAACACGCACAACTCCGCGGGCGGCACCGTGACCGCTCCGGAGGAGCACGCCGCCGTCGCCGCGGCGGCACGGGCCGCCCGGCTGTCGGTGCACCTCGACGGCGCCCGGTTGTGGAACGCCGCGGTCGCACTCGGGGTCCCGCCGGGCGCGCTGACCGTCGGCGCCGACACGGTCGCGGTGTGCCTGTCCAAGGGGCTGGGTGCGCCGGCCGGGTCGGTCGTCGCGGGGTCGGCGGAGTTCGTCGAGCACGCCCGGCGGCTGCGCAAGATGCTCGGCGGCGGCGTCCGGCAGGGTGGGGTGCTGGCCGCGGCCGGACTCGTCGCGCTGGAGGAGATCGACCGGCTCGCCGAGGACCACGACCTCGCGACGCGGCTCGCCGCCGGGCTGCGCGAGCGCGGCTGGCGGGTCCGCGAGCCGCAGACCAACATCGTGCTGGTGGACGTGGCCGACGTGCGCGGCACGATCGCCACGTTCGCCGAGGCCGGGGTCCGCGCAGGTGCCATCGCGGGCAAGCTGCGGCTGATGACCCACCGCGACGTCGGCGACAAGCACATCAAGGCGGCACTGGACCGGATCGGCGAGGTCGGCCCGGCCAGCACCGGCTCCCCGGGTGGTCCCGGGATGCTGCCCCGCACCGCCCTCGGCAACTGA
- a CDS encoding ATP-binding cassette domain-containing protein, producing MTSSTPSSALVSASDPETALVADGVAVDGAHGVLLAPTSLRAVAGSVLLVTGTPGSGHTALALALAGRMRPDQGTVTLDGDDDPRRLRRAVAVVDTPGVSEPEPVLPLRTVVGEELAMAGRGTTPRAVTEWLGARGAESWVRSRFEDVPAPVRIGLMTALAASRPGVRVLVLTAPDRHGGTPVTWWQVASEHARAGFTVIVTCTEGSAALLGVPAVRLGGGDAGAFPEPPGRHSRPEDPTGPLTVVARQGADDLPQGWTRRLLRRPSGAAPVPDPGTAIGTEDAGTAIPPGAEPAPEPPDATEPPGSTADSGTSGNDTTGNDTTERTS from the coding sequence ATGACCAGCTCCACCCCCTCGTCCGCCCTCGTCTCCGCATCCGATCCGGAGACGGCCCTCGTCGCCGATGGCGTCGCCGTCGACGGCGCCCACGGGGTGCTGCTCGCGCCGACCTCGCTGCGCGCCGTCGCCGGCTCGGTCCTGCTGGTCACGGGCACCCCCGGGTCCGGGCACACCGCGCTCGCGCTGGCGCTCGCCGGGCGGATGCGGCCCGACCAGGGCACCGTCACCCTCGACGGCGACGACGACCCCCGTCGGCTGCGCCGGGCCGTCGCCGTCGTCGACACACCGGGGGTCAGCGAGCCGGAGCCGGTGCTGCCGCTGCGGACCGTCGTCGGCGAGGAACTGGCGATGGCCGGGCGCGGCACCACCCCGCGGGCGGTGACCGAGTGGCTGGGCGCACGGGGCGCCGAGAGCTGGGTGCGCTCACGGTTCGAGGACGTGCCCGCACCCGTGCGGATCGGGCTGATGACCGCACTCGCCGCGTCCCGGCCCGGGGTGCGGGTGCTCGTCCTGACTGCGCCGGACCGGCACGGCGGCACGCCGGTGACCTGGTGGCAGGTGGCCTCCGAGCACGCCCGTGCCGGGTTCACCGTGATCGTGACCTGCACCGAGGGGTCGGCGGCGCTGCTGGGGGTGCCGGCGGTCCGGCTCGGCGGCGGCGACGCCGGCGCGTTCCCGGAACCGCCCGGGCGGCACAGCAGGCCCGAGGACCCGACGGGGCCGCTGACCGTCGTCGCGCGGCAGGGGGCCGACGACCTGCCCCAGGGCTGGACCCGGCGGCTGCTGCGCCGCCCGTCCGGGGCCGCGCCGGTCCCCGACCCGGGCACAGCCATCGGCACCGAGGACGCCGGTACGGCGATCCCGCCCGGTGCGGAGCCCGCCCCGGAACCGCCCGACGCCACCGAACCCCCCGGGTCCACGGCCGACAGCGGGACCAGCGGGAACGACACCACCGGGAACGACACCACGGAGAGGACCTCATGA
- a CDS encoding YhgE/Pip domain-containing protein, with protein sequence MSAVRMAISELRRITAGRLPVLAVLALLLIPMLYAGFYLYANGDPYSRLDQVPAALVVEDTGGADADGKAQNVGQDVATELTESGSFDFHRVSAAEADRGVRDNVYTFALTIPRDFTAALQSSGEFTPRQGILVLTTNDANNYLARTIADTLTTRVRESVAKEVGTQAADRFLTGFSTIHSKTQEAADGAGTLADGAATAHDGAGQLASGAGELASGQRRLLDGATQLSGGADRLATGAGSLASGAGTAATGADRLSSGAGELATGLGTLRSATADLPAQSRRLADGARQVADGNAQLAAAGDRVAQESARLADQLDAADGTIAASLRERGFTDEQVQQALAALATAKQPLVDGNARVQQVSGQLDRLGSGAGQVADGAEQLAASAPQLSQGIASAADGAGSLRDGASELSGGVRKLADGSTQLSTGATALRTGADQLVAGERTAVDGTDRLADGARRLDAGTGELAGGATQLHDGLASGLGDIPNPAPGVREATAANIGDPVATRDVAYSQADTYGAGLAPVFMALATWIGGYVLFLLVQPLSRRAIAAGQSPLRIALGGWIPAGLLGIVQVTGMYAVVSLLLGIAPVHPAATLALLWMTSMTFTAIVHALNALLGAVGQFLGLVLMVLQLVSAGGTFPWQTIPAPLYPVHHVMPMGYAVDALRHLMYGGELAGVVGTAVPVLVAWFVGALALATFAAYRKRVWTATAVKPELVL encoded by the coding sequence ATGAGCGCGGTCAGGATGGCGATCAGCGAGCTGAGGCGGATCACCGCCGGGCGGCTGCCGGTCCTGGCCGTGCTCGCCCTGCTGCTGATCCCGATGCTCTACGCGGGGTTCTACCTCTACGCCAACGGCGACCCCTACTCCCGCCTGGACCAAGTGCCCGCCGCGCTCGTCGTCGAGGACACGGGTGGCGCCGACGCCGACGGGAAGGCCCAGAACGTCGGCCAGGACGTCGCCACGGAGCTGACCGAGTCCGGCTCGTTCGACTTCCACCGGGTCTCCGCCGCCGAGGCCGACCGCGGTGTGCGCGACAACGTCTACACCTTCGCCCTGACGATCCCCCGCGACTTCACCGCGGCCCTGCAGTCCTCCGGTGAGTTCACCCCGCGCCAGGGGATCCTCGTGCTCACCACGAACGACGCCAACAACTACCTGGCCCGCACGATCGCCGACACCCTCACCACCCGGGTCCGCGAGTCGGTCGCCAAGGAGGTCGGGACGCAGGCCGCGGACCGGTTCCTCACCGGCTTCTCCACCATCCACTCCAAGACCCAGGAGGCCGCGGACGGCGCCGGGACGCTCGCCGACGGCGCGGCGACCGCCCACGACGGGGCGGGCCAACTGGCCTCCGGGGCGGGCGAGCTCGCGTCCGGGCAGCGCCGGCTCCTCGACGGCGCGACGCAGCTCTCCGGCGGCGCCGACCGGCTCGCGACCGGGGCGGGGAGCCTCGCCTCCGGTGCCGGGACCGCGGCGACCGGGGCGGACCGGCTGTCCTCGGGCGCGGGTGAGCTCGCGACCGGGCTCGGCACCCTCCGCAGCGCCACCGCGGACCTGCCCGCGCAGTCGCGCAGGCTCGCCGACGGCGCCCGCCAGGTCGCCGACGGCAACGCGCAGCTGGCCGCGGCCGGGGACCGGGTCGCCCAGGAGAGCGCCCGGCTCGCCGACCAGCTCGACGCCGCGGACGGCACCATCGCCGCGTCGCTGCGCGAACGCGGTTTCACCGACGAGCAGGTCCAGCAGGCCCTCGCCGCGCTGGCGACGGCCAAGCAGCCGCTCGTCGACGGCAACGCCCGCGTCCAGCAGGTGTCCGGGCAGCTCGACCGGCTGGGGTCCGGCGCCGGGCAGGTCGCCGACGGTGCCGAGCAGCTGGCCGCGTCCGCGCCGCAGCTCAGCCAGGGCATCGCGAGCGCCGCCGACGGGGCCGGGTCCCTGCGCGACGGCGCGAGCGAGCTGTCCGGCGGCGTGCGGAAGCTCGCCGACGGCTCCACACAGCTGTCCACCGGCGCCACCGCGCTGCGGACCGGGGCGGACCAGCTCGTCGCCGGGGAGCGCACCGCCGTCGACGGCACCGACCGGCTCGCCGACGGGGCGCGCCGGCTCGACGCCGGCACCGGCGAGCTCGCCGGCGGTGCGACGCAGCTGCACGACGGCCTGGCCTCGGGGCTGGGCGACATCCCGAACCCGGCACCGGGGGTCCGGGAGGCCACCGCCGCGAACATCGGCGACCCGGTCGCCACCCGCGACGTCGCCTACTCCCAGGCCGACACCTACGGCGCCGGGTTGGCCCCGGTCTTCATGGCGCTGGCCACCTGGATCGGTGGCTACGTGCTGTTCCTGCTGGTCCAGCCCCTGTCCCGGCGGGCGATCGCGGCCGGGCAGAGCCCGCTGCGGATCGCGCTGGGCGGCTGGATCCCGGCCGGCCTGCTGGGGATCGTGCAGGTCACCGGCATGTACGCGGTGGTGTCGCTGCTACTGGGTATCGCACCGGTGCACCCGGCCGCGACGCTGGCCCTGCTGTGGATGACCTCGATGACGTTCACCGCGATCGTGCACGCCCTCAACGCGCTGCTCGGCGCGGTCGGGCAGTTCCTCGGGCTGGTCCTGATGGTGCTGCAGCTCGTCTCGGCGGGCGGCACGTTCCCGTGGCAGACCATCCCCGCGCCGCTGTACCCGGTGCACCACGTGATGCCGATGGGCTACGCCGTCGACGCGCTGCGGCACCTCATGTACGGCGGTGAGCTGGCCGGTGTCGTCGGGACGGCGGTGCCTGTGCTGGTGGCCTGGTTCGTCGGCGCGCTGGCACTGGCGACGTTCGCGGCGTACCGCAAGCGGGTGTGGACGGCGACGGCGGTGAAGCCCGAGCTGGTGCTCTGA
- a CDS encoding pyridoxal phosphate-dependent aminotransferase, which yields MDVWAAAAERARTHGDLINLSAGQPSTPAPGPVRAAAVAALGSQVLGYTVAPGIAELREAVAGHYRRTRDLDVDPGDVVLTTGSSGGFLLAFLAAFDAGDRVAMARPGYPCYRNILAALGCEVVELPCGPATRFQPTVEMLEALDEPVKGLIVASPANPTGTVLDPTELAALASYCEDRGIQLVSDEIYHGITFPGSPATSSAWETSREAVLVNSFSKYFSMTGWRLGWLVCPPRLRRTVEGLAGNFTVCPPALPQHAALAAFDEASYAEADAHVVRYGRNRDLLLDGLRALGITRLAPADGAFYVYADIAHLLHDGEDSMGLTYRLLDETGIAVAPGQDFDPVDGGGYVRFSCAGTPEAITEALERLRAWV from the coding sequence ATGGACGTCTGGGCCGCCGCCGCCGAGCGGGCCCGCACCCACGGCGACCTGATCAACCTCTCGGCCGGGCAGCCCTCGACCCCGGCGCCGGGACCGGTCCGCGCGGCCGCCGTCGCCGCCCTGGGGTCGCAGGTGCTCGGCTACACCGTCGCGCCCGGCATCGCGGAGCTGCGCGAGGCCGTCGCCGGGCACTACCGGCGGACCCGGGACCTGGACGTCGACCCGGGTGACGTCGTCCTCACCACGGGGTCCTCCGGCGGGTTCCTGCTGGCCTTCCTCGCCGCGTTCGACGCGGGCGACCGCGTGGCCATGGCCCGTCCCGGCTACCCCTGCTACCGCAACATCCTCGCCGCGCTGGGCTGCGAGGTCGTCGAGCTGCCGTGCGGTCCCGCCACCCGGTTCCAGCCCACGGTCGAGATGCTCGAGGCGCTCGACGAGCCGGTGAAGGGCCTGATCGTGGCCAGCCCGGCGAACCCCACCGGCACCGTCCTCGACCCCACCGAGCTCGCCGCGCTCGCGTCCTACTGCGAGGACCGCGGCATCCAGCTCGTCAGTGACGAGATCTACCACGGCATCACCTTCCCGGGCAGCCCCGCGACGAGCAGCGCCTGGGAGACCTCCCGCGAGGCCGTGCTGGTCAACTCGTTCTCGAAGTACTTCTCGATGACCGGCTGGCGGCTCGGGTGGCTGGTCTGCCCACCGCGGCTGCGGCGCACCGTCGAGGGCCTCGCCGGCAACTTCACCGTCTGCCCTCCGGCGCTGCCCCAGCACGCCGCGCTCGCCGCGTTCGACGAGGCGAGCTACGCCGAGGCCGACGCCCACGTCGTGCGCTACGGCCGCAACCGCGACCTCCTCCTCGACGGACTGCGCGCACTCGGGATCACCCGGCTCGCCCCCGCCGACGGCGCGTTCTACGTCTACGCCGACATCGCGCACCTGCTGCACGACGGCGAGGACTCGATGGGCCTGACCTACAGGCTGCTCGACGAGACCGGCATCGCCGTCGCACCGGGGCAGGACTTCGACCCGGTCGACGGCGGCGGCTACGTCCGCTTCTCCTGCGCCGGGACGCCGGAGGCCATCACCGAGGCGCTGGAGCGGCTGCGGGCCTGGGTCTGA
- the purD gene encoding phosphoribosylamine--glycine ligase — MRILIVGSGAREHAIAVALAQDPEVTALAVAPGNAGTAAVSEQLGLDVTDNGAVVELARTWKADLVVIGPEGPLVNGAADAVREAGIPCFGPSAEAARIEGSKAFAKAVMSAAGVPTASSVVVDNPAHLDTALSVFTPPYVVKDDGLAAGKGVVVSDDVEVARAHALGLLDAGHPALLESFLDGPEASLFCLVDGATVVPLLPAQDFKRVGDDDSGPNTGGMGAYCPLPWAGEDLAEELVARVVAPVAEEMVRRGTPFTGLLYAGLALTSEGPAVIEFNCRFGDPETQAVLALLRTPLSQLLFATAIGTLAEQPAIEWAEGAAVTVVVAAEGYPATPRLGDVITGAEGDGVLHAGTRRRDDGAVVSSGGRVLSVVGTGSDLAAARAEAYARLTPVRLAGSHHRTDIGLKAERGEVSVPVAQG; from the coding sequence GTGCGGATCCTGATCGTGGGAAGCGGTGCGCGTGAGCACGCCATCGCCGTGGCTCTGGCGCAGGACCCGGAGGTGACGGCGCTCGCCGTCGCCCCCGGCAACGCGGGAACGGCCGCGGTGTCCGAGCAGCTCGGGCTCGACGTCACCGACAACGGTGCCGTCGTCGAGCTGGCGCGGACCTGGAAGGCCGACCTCGTCGTCATCGGGCCGGAGGGTCCGCTGGTCAACGGCGCGGCCGACGCGGTCCGGGAGGCCGGGATCCCCTGCTTCGGCCCGAGCGCCGAGGCGGCCCGGATCGAGGGGTCCAAGGCGTTCGCGAAGGCCGTGATGAGCGCGGCGGGGGTGCCGACGGCCTCGTCGGTCGTCGTCGACAATCCGGCGCACCTCGACACCGCGCTGTCGGTGTTCACCCCGCCCTACGTGGTCAAGGACGACGGATTGGCCGCGGGCAAGGGCGTCGTCGTGTCCGACGACGTCGAGGTGGCCCGCGCGCACGCCCTCGGGCTGCTCGACGCCGGCCACCCGGCGCTGCTGGAGTCGTTCCTCGACGGGCCCGAGGCGTCGCTGTTCTGCCTCGTCGACGGTGCCACCGTCGTGCCGCTGCTGCCCGCGCAGGACTTCAAGCGCGTCGGCGACGACGACTCCGGCCCCAACACCGGCGGCATGGGCGCCTACTGCCCGCTGCCCTGGGCGGGCGAGGACCTTGCCGAGGAGCTCGTCGCCCGGGTCGTCGCGCCGGTCGCCGAGGAGATGGTGCGCCGCGGGACCCCGTTCACCGGGCTGCTCTACGCCGGTCTCGCGCTGACCTCGGAGGGCCCGGCGGTCATCGAGTTCAACTGCCGCTTCGGGGACCCGGAGACCCAGGCCGTGCTGGCGCTGCTGCGCACCCCGCTGTCGCAGCTGCTGTTCGCCACCGCGATCGGCACCCTCGCCGAGCAGCCCGCGATCGAGTGGGCCGAGGGGGCGGCGGTGACCGTCGTCGTCGCCGCGGAGGGGTACCCGGCCACCCCGCGGCTCGGTGACGTCATCACCGGCGCCGAGGGTGACGGCGTGCTGCACGCCGGCACCCGTCGCCGCGACGACGGCGCGGTCGTCTCCTCCGGCGGGCGCGTGCTGTCGGTCGTGGGCACCGGCTCCGACCTCGCCGCCGCCCGGGCCGAGGCCTACGCGCGGCTGACGCCGGTCCGCCTCGCGGGCTCGCACCACCGCACCGACATCGGTCTCAAGGCCGAGCGGGGCGAGGTCAGCGTCCCGGTTGCGCAGGGTTGA